From a single Leptospira levettii genomic region:
- a CDS encoding SulP family inorganic anion transporter — protein MNKDKPKDWLPGLKENWRSDIVSGFVVFLIALPLCLGISLASGAPPMAGIFSGIVGGIFVSFMSGSHLTINGPAAGLIAVVLNSIFVMGGGDAKLGFEITLAAIVLAGLIQVLLGILKAGNLTIYFPISVVHGMMAAIGIIIISKQFYVALGISPNAKTILGLLLEIPSSFVHLNPEVAIIGISAIVIIAMLTKIQNPYFKKLPAPLVAVLVGIILGFIFELADEHSYTLLNQTYQIGPEKLVNLPNHIYESLSFPNFSRWKEGNFWVMVVTIALIASIESLLTATAVDNTDPYRRKSNMDQELVAKGIGNFFLGWIGGLPIIAEVVRSSANIENGAKTRWSNFFHGLFLLLFILLLPGLIHRIPLASLAGILIMVGLKLASPHVFKETYKKGWDQIVIFLVTVVVTIVEDLLVGVLCGIITAILIQMYFGVKLRYIFIADIKIESNNKIHTLYVRHALLFSNMISLKLLLRKISFGERIDVKFDENVKMIGFSAIEFLQSFKRDYEERGGQVNLIGFEELKPISAYYGATRIHK, from the coding sequence ATGAACAAAGATAAACCAAAAGATTGGTTACCTGGACTAAAAGAAAACTGGCGATCGGACATTGTGTCCGGTTTTGTTGTCTTTCTCATTGCGCTCCCACTTTGTTTAGGAATTTCTCTTGCCTCTGGTGCACCACCTATGGCAGGAATTTTTTCCGGAATTGTAGGTGGTATCTTTGTTTCTTTTATGAGTGGATCTCATCTTACGATCAATGGACCTGCTGCAGGTCTCATTGCTGTTGTATTAAATTCGATTTTTGTCATGGGTGGTGGTGATGCCAAATTGGGATTTGAGATCACTTTGGCAGCAATTGTTCTTGCTGGATTGATTCAGGTACTTTTAGGAATCTTAAAGGCGGGGAATCTCACAATTTATTTCCCGATTTCCGTTGTACATGGAATGATGGCTGCCATCGGAATCATCATCATATCAAAACAGTTTTATGTTGCTCTTGGAATTTCACCTAATGCCAAAACTATTTTAGGACTTCTATTGGAGATTCCATCAAGTTTTGTACATTTGAATCCTGAAGTGGCTATCATTGGTATTTCTGCGATTGTGATCATTGCCATGCTCACAAAAATACAAAATCCTTATTTTAAAAAGTTACCTGCACCACTAGTCGCAGTGTTAGTTGGAATTATTTTGGGTTTTATTTTTGAATTAGCTGATGAACATTCTTATACATTATTAAATCAAACATACCAAATTGGCCCTGAAAAATTAGTGAATTTGCCAAATCACATCTATGAGAGTTTGAGTTTTCCAAATTTTTCCCGTTGGAAAGAAGGAAACTTTTGGGTGATGGTGGTGACTATCGCTTTGATTGCAAGTATTGAATCTTTACTCACAGCAACCGCCGTTGATAATACGGACCCTTACCGAAGAAAATCAAACATGGACCAAGAACTTGTCGCAAAAGGGATAGGAAACTTTTTTTTAGGATGGATTGGTGGTTTACCCATTATCGCTGAAGTGGTAAGATCTTCTGCAAATATTGAAAATGGTGCCAAAACAAGATGGTCCAATTTTTTTCATGGTTTGTTTTTATTATTATTCATACTACTCCTTCCTGGTCTCATTCATAGAATCCCATTAGCATCACTTGCTGGTATATTAATTATGGTCGGGTTAAAACTGGCATCACCTCACGTGTTTAAAGAAACATATAAAAAAGGTTGGGACCAAATAGTCATCTTTTTGGTGACAGTAGTGGTTACAATCGTAGAAGACCTATTAGTTGGTGTTTTATGTGGTATCATTACAGCAATTTTAATCCAAATGTACTTCGGAGTCAAATTACGTTATATTTTCATTGCAGATATAAAAATAGAATCAAACAATAAGATACACACTTTATATGTTAGACATGCTCTTCTGTTTTCCAACATGATTTCCTTAAAACTGTTACTTCGGAAAATATCTTTTGGCGAAAGAATCGATGTAAAATTTGATGAAAATGTAAAGATGATAGGTTTTTCAGCAATCGAATTTTTGCAGAGTTTTAAACGTGATTATGAAGAACGTGGTGGGCAAGTGAATTTGATTGGATTTGAAGAGTTAAAACCAATCTCGGCTTATTATGGTGCCACTCGAATTCATAAGTAG
- a CDS encoding TolC family protein, with protein sequence MKFVWYILSFGLAFSFVISAEVTKPIQLKELWQKAVQFNPDYLSVKADYEKAFYENEKSYAGYLPTVNVLASARQSSANFSGSGTVNDPLISGGVNSSNTQTQQTNTGESRPTAVNRYSVGLSTNQNLFSGFRDKSGIEKTEALLQAAKQTLNDSRLKICFELKSAYSQTLYAKELYQLSLKIKERRIKNRDLVKLRYEVGREHKGSFLLSESFVKQSEYEVSFAERLFQTNWKEIERIIATPVEVSLDVPLISEPIAEIKISEKEKSSLLDAHPSIMAEQSKVRAAQANIGIAEAGFYPDLNLSATVTRQDDVWLPKPRNYSFGINLTYPLFNGGRDYYNVKIAKSEYEKSIHTRDSKKNLLTFSLEQSYLNFINASEQLLVLTEFYKASDTRATIARAQYSNGLISFENWDIIENDLINREKNLLVGKRDLGLAEATYLRNLGKCFDED encoded by the coding sequence GTGAAGTTTGTTTGGTATATTTTATCTTTTGGCTTGGCATTCAGTTTTGTTATTTCAGCAGAGGTTACAAAACCTATCCAATTAAAAGAACTTTGGCAAAAGGCAGTGCAGTTTAATCCCGATTATCTATCGGTCAAAGCAGATTATGAAAAAGCCTTTTATGAAAATGAAAAGAGTTATGCAGGTTATCTTCCCACTGTAAATGTTTTGGCTTCTGCAAGGCAATCATCAGCTAACTTTAGTGGATCTGGAACAGTGAATGATCCTTTGATCAGTGGTGGAGTGAATAGTAGTAACACACAAACCCAACAAACAAATACAGGTGAATCTAGACCTACTGCAGTAAATCGATATTCTGTAGGACTTAGTACAAACCAAAATCTTTTTTCGGGGTTTCGGGATAAAAGTGGAATTGAAAAAACGGAAGCATTGTTGCAAGCAGCAAAACAAACATTAAATGACTCTAGATTAAAAATATGTTTTGAACTAAAGTCCGCTTACTCACAAACGTTGTATGCAAAAGAACTTTACCAATTATCCTTAAAAATCAAAGAAAGACGCATTAAAAATAGAGACTTGGTTAAACTTCGATACGAAGTTGGTAGGGAACACAAAGGAAGTTTTTTATTGAGTGAGTCATTTGTAAAACAATCTGAATATGAAGTTTCTTTTGCAGAAAGATTATTCCAGACCAATTGGAAAGAAATCGAAAGAATCATTGCGACACCCGTTGAAGTATCCTTGGACGTTCCTCTTATTTCGGAACCGATTGCCGAAATTAAAATTTCAGAGAAAGAGAAGTCTAGTTTACTTGATGCTCATCCATCAATTATGGCGGAACAATCAAAAGTTCGAGCAGCCCAAGCAAATATTGGTATCGCGGAAGCAGGTTTTTATCCAGACCTCAATCTAAGTGCAACAGTGACAAGACAAGATGATGTTTGGTTACCAAAACCTAGGAATTATAGTTTTGGAATCAATTTGACCTATCCCTTGTTTAATGGAGGTAGAGATTATTATAATGTAAAAATTGCAAAATCTGAATATGAAAAATCAATTCACACAAGAGATTCAAAAAAGAATTTACTCACCTTTTCATTAGAACAATCCTATCTAAATTTTATAAATGCTTCAGAGCAACTTTTGGTATTAACCGAATTTTATAAAGCTTCTGATACAAGAGCAACAATCGCACGAGCTCAGTATTCCAATGGACTGATCAGTTTTGAAAATTGGGATATCATTGAGAATGATCTAATCAATCGGGAAAAAAATTTGTTAGTCGGCAAAAGAGATCTTGGTCTTGCGGAAGCAACATATTTACGTAATTTAGGAAAGTGTTTTGATGAAGATTAA
- a CDS encoding efflux RND transporter periplasmic adaptor subunit: protein MKIKLYVSFFVIIVFGVLYFTFGSGKSKQEFKIESTSVTRGDLIVTVRATGTAIPKNRLEVKPPIAGRIESILAEEGEHVGKGKILVWMSSTERAALLDAARAKGNDELKKWEDFYKPTPVISPLRGLVIASNISTGQTVTQQDILFVLSDNLMVQAKVDETDLSKIKIGQIANIVVDSFSNEPIRAKVKHIGYEAVIENNVTMYNVDLELFSIPEFLRSGMSITVDFIISEEKDVLLIPNDFVKRNNKKGIILLKTDGSLQESNVAIGHSDDQNTSILSGLVEGDLVYRKKKIKETKKSNANGGPFSSPKVPKR from the coding sequence ATGAAGATTAAACTTTATGTTTCATTTTTTGTTATAATTGTATTTGGGGTATTATATTTCACATTTGGATCAGGTAAATCCAAACAAGAATTCAAAATTGAATCCACAAGTGTGACTCGTGGTGATTTGATTGTTACAGTTAGGGCAACAGGAACTGCAATTCCTAAAAATCGATTAGAAGTCAAACCACCCATTGCAGGAAGGATTGAATCAATACTTGCAGAAGAAGGAGAACATGTAGGAAAAGGAAAAATTCTCGTTTGGATGAGTTCAACTGAAAGGGCTGCACTATTGGACGCAGCAAGAGCAAAGGGCAATGATGAGTTGAAAAAATGGGAAGATTTTTATAAACCAACTCCAGTTATTTCACCTTTACGTGGTTTGGTGATCGCATCTAATATAAGTACTGGGCAAACTGTCACTCAACAAGATATTTTATTTGTACTTTCAGACAACTTGATGGTACAAGCAAAAGTAGACGAAACCGATTTATCAAAAATAAAGATCGGGCAAATTGCCAATATTGTTGTGGATTCTTTTTCCAATGAGCCTATTCGTGCTAAGGTAAAACACATTGGTTACGAAGCAGTGATAGAAAATAATGTAACAATGTACAATGTTGATTTGGAATTATTTTCGATACCAGAATTTCTGCGAAGTGGTATGTCGATTACTGTCGATTTTATCATATCCGAAGAAAAGGATGTTTTATTGATACCAAATGATTTTGTTAAAAGAAATAATAAGAAAGGGATTATTTTACTCAAAACAGATGGTTCACTACAAGAATCGAATGTAGCCATTGGACATTCTGACGATCAAAACACTTCCATATTGTCGGGACTAGTGGAAGGAGACTTGGTTTATCGAAAGAAAAAAATAAAAGAGACTAAAAAATCGAATGCAAATGGTGGTCCTTTCTCATCTCCCAAAGTCCCAAAGAGATAA
- a CDS encoding TPM domain-containing protein: MDETWTLHTDYISALEKQLRDHEKKTSNQIVVFVTPSLEGENLEQYSLKVAETWKLGQKGKDNGVLLFVAIEDRKLRIEVGYGLEGVLTDVLCHHIIENEIKPYFKKGEYDIGIQNGVSAIMKSIEGEYTIPEKEDFSHLGPLSFLGEIAPEGAEIPIGFKIFVSIFVVTVLSVFTYFAANAPYVGWFIYFFLFPFWSIFPTAIHGANIGAIVFLTYAIGIGLYKLYHLLTPHGRKRMRNSSFASDSQGGRSSGWSSGGSSGGFSGGGGSFGGGGSSGSW; the protein is encoded by the coding sequence ATGGATGAAACTTGGACACTCCATACTGACTATATTTCTGCTCTTGAAAAACAATTAAGAGACCATGAAAAAAAAACATCCAATCAAATCGTTGTGTTTGTGACTCCATCCTTAGAAGGAGAAAATTTAGAGCAATACTCGCTAAAAGTTGCCGAAACATGGAAACTCGGTCAAAAGGGAAAGGATAATGGGGTGTTACTCTTTGTTGCCATTGAAGACAGAAAACTTAGGATCGAGGTTGGATATGGATTAGAAGGGGTTTTAACAGATGTTTTGTGCCATCATATCATAGAGAATGAAATCAAACCTTACTTCAAAAAAGGAGAATATGATATTGGGATACAAAATGGTGTAAGTGCAATCATGAAATCAATTGAAGGAGAATACACAATACCTGAGAAAGAAGATTTTTCTCATCTTGGACCTCTATCTTTTTTGGGTGAAATAGCACCAGAAGGAGCTGAGATACCAATTGGATTCAAAATTTTCGTTTCGATTTTTGTAGTAACTGTTCTTAGCGTTTTTACTTACTTTGCAGCTAACGCTCCTTATGTAGGTTGGTTCATTTATTTCTTTTTGTTTCCTTTTTGGAGCATATTCCCTACTGCAATTCATGGAGCAAACATCGGAGCCATTGTATTCCTTACTTACGCAATAGGAATTGGACTTTATAAACTTTATCACCTTCTGACACCACATGGAAGAAAACGGATGCGAAATAGTAGTTTTGCAAGTGATTCACAAGGTGGTAGGAGTAGTGGATGGTCAAGTGGAGGAAGTTCTGGTGGGTTTAGTGGAGGAGGAGGGAGTTTTGGTGGTGGTGGAAGTTCCGGCAGTTGGTAA